A genomic segment from Nicotiana tabacum cultivar K326 chromosome 7, ASM71507v2, whole genome shotgun sequence encodes:
- the LOC107816156 gene encoding gibberellin 20 oxidase 1-D-like (The RefSeq protein has 3 substitutions compared to this genomic sequence), with the protein MHDETQNEKTTSLVFDALFLQNNSNIPQQFIWPEGERPCPEPPPPLHVPPIDLNDYLSGDPLAVSNATRLVNQACRKHGFFLVVNHGIDSKLINEAHKNMDFFFEKPLVEKERAKRKLGDYCGYASSFTSRFSCNLPWKETLSFRYSAEVPSSQHIVQSYILNVMGQDYTHFGNVYQKYCEEMSKLSLKVMELLGESLGVGRAYFREFFEGNDSIMRLNYYPPCKKPDLTLGTGPTCDPTSLTILHQDNVGGLEVFVDEKWYSIPPNTNAFVVNIGDTFMVMSNGTYKSCLHRAVVNSRKPRKSLAFFLCPKKDKIVSPPKELITRNVPRKFPDFTWPVFLEFTQKHYRADKKTLDAFVHWLLHKGY; encoded by the exons ATGCATGATGAAACACAAAATGAAAAAACAACATCTCTTGTCTTTGATGCACTTTTCCTTCAAAACAATTCAAACATTCCTCAGCAATTCATATGGCCGGAAGGCGAAAAGCCATGCCCTGAGCCACCACCTCCATTACATGTCCCTCCAATTGACTTGAATGACTACCTCTCCGGCGACCCCCTCGCCGTCTCCAACGCCACTCGCCTTGTCAATCAGGCATGTCGAAAGCATGGTTTCTTCCTCGTCGTTAACCATGGTATAGATTCGAAGCTCATCAATGAAGCTCATAAGAATATGGATTTTTTCTTTGAAAAACCTCTTGTGGAGAAGGAAAGAGCCAAGAGAAAGCTTGGTGATTATTGTGGTTATGCTAGTAGCTTTACTAGTAGGTTTTCTTGCAATCTTCCTTGGAAAGAAACACTTTCTTTTCGATATTCTGCTGAGGTTCCTTCTTCACAGCATATAGTCCAAAGCTACATCTTGAATGTCATGGGCCAAGATTACACTCATTTTGG GAATGTGTACCAAAAATACTGTGAAGAAATGAGCAAGCTTTCCCTTAAGGTAATGGAGCTTTTAGGGGAGAGTCTTGGAGTGGGAAGAGCATATTTTAGAGAATTTTTTGAAGGGAATGATTCAATAATGAGACTGAACTATTACCCTCCTTGCAAAAAACCTGATTTGACTCTAGGGACAGGACCTCACTGTGATCCTACATCTTTAACCATCCTTCATCAAGATAATGTTGGTGGCCTCGAAGTCTTTGTGGATGAAAAATGGTACTCTATTCCTCCCAATACTAATGCTTTTGTGGTCAACATTGGTGATACCTTCATG GTTATGTCAAATGGGACATACAAGAGTTGCTTGCATAGAGCAGTAGTAAACAGTAGAAAACCAAGGAAGTCTTTGGCATTTTTCCTATGTCCAAAGAAGGACAAGATAGTAAGCCCACCAAAAGAGTTGATTACGAGGAATCTACCAAGGAAGTTCCCTGATTTCACATGGCCGGTTTTTCTTGAATTCACTCAGAAACATTACAGAGCTGACAAAAaaactcttgatgcttttgtgcaTTGGCTTCTTCACAAAGGCTACTAG
- the LOC107832400 gene encoding glyoxylate/hydroxypyruvate reductase HPR3-like: protein MAKPSTALPAVIVLGQPTLFNIYGEQLSHKFQFLKPWESSLPLEQFISTHAQSVQAMISSPKDFVGKISSSLFCLLPSLRVIVTSSAGVNHIDLLECRRRGISVANAVSVFSEDVADFAVGLLIDVLRKISVADRFVKNGLWPLHGDFPLCSKVGGRKVGIVGLGSIGLKVAKRLEAFGCIISYQSRKKKPVSYPFYPDVHELATKCDVLVICCALTEQTRHLINKEVLLALGKGGVIINIARGSVINEMELVQCLVQREIAGAGLDVFENEPNVPEDLFSLDNVVLTRHVAACTENSFRDLYELISGNLEAFFLNKPLLSPVLDD, encoded by the exons ATGGCAAAACCCAGCACTGCGTTGCCGGCGGTAATAGTCCTAGGCCAGCCAACCCTTTTCAATATCTACGGCGAACAGTTATCCCACAAATTCCAATTCCTTAAACCATGGGAATCTTCACTTCCATTGGAACAATTCATTTCCACACATGCTCAATCCGTACAAGCCATGATTTCTTCTCCTAAAGATTTCGTTGGCAAGATTTCTTCCTCCTTGTTCTGCCTCCTCCCTTCGCTCCGCGTTATCGTTACCTCCAGCGCTGGCGTTAACCATATTGATCTCCTCGAGTGTCGCCGCCGCGGAATCTCAGTTGCTAACGCTGTTTCCGTTTTCTCAGAGGATGTAGCTGATTTTGCTGTTGGATTGTTGATTGATGTTCTTAGAAAGATTTCTGTTGCTGATCGGTTTGTTAAGAATGGTCTTTGGCCTCTTCATGGGGATTTCCCCCTCTGTTCCAAG GTGGGAGGCAGGAAAGTAGGAATTGTTGGGCTGGGAAGCATCGGTCTAAAAGTTGCAAAAAGACTTGAAGCATTTGGATGCATTATATCATACCAGTCGAGGAAGAAAAAGCCTGTTTCTTACCCATTCTATCCTGACGTTCATGAACTAGCGACCAAATGCGATGTCCTTGTCATTTGTTGTGCATTGACAGAGCAAACTCGTCACTTGATCAATAAGGAGGTTTTATTGGCACTTGGGAAAGGAGGAGTTATCATTAATATTGCACGAGGATCCGTAATCAATGAGATGGAGTTGGTACAATGTTTGGTGCAGAGAGAGATTGCAGGTGCTGGGTTGGATGTTTTCGAGAATGAACCTAATGTTCCCGAGGATCTCTTTTCATTGGATAACGTTGTATTGACACGGCATGTTGCTGCTTGTACAGAGAATTCTTTTCGAGATTTATATGAACTTATATCAGGGAATCTGGAAGCCTTCTTCTTGAACAAACCTTTGCTTTCTCCAGTTTTGGATGACTAA
- the LOC107780946 gene encoding glyoxylate/hydroxypyruvate reductase HPR3-like, producing MELPELLVIHPAPVFIIHQQQFSQKFKLLKAYESPLSTKHFLQTHAQSTKALICYGKSPITSDILRRLPSLKLVVTASTGFNHIDLPECRRRGIAVANTADVFSEDTADIGVGLLIDVLGKISSGDRFVRTGIWPKNIYYPLGSKLGGKHVGIVDLGNIGLKVATRLEAFGCKISYNSRQKKPVPYNFYPNVCELALTCNNLVICCTLTVETRHLIDKDVLKALGKDGILNNIARGPIVDEKELVKFLVEGEIAGAGLDVFENEPKVPQELIALDNVVLPPHRAAFTEEAFRDAFQLVLANLEAFFSNIPLISPVIDE from the exons ATggagctgccagagctgttagtAATTCATCCAGCTCCAGTATTCATCATCCACCAACAACAattctcccaaaaattcaaactccTCAAAGCTTACGAATCTCCACTCTCTACTAAACACTTTTTACAGACCCACGCGCAGTCCACTAAGGCACTCATCTGCTATGGCAAGAGCCCAATCACTAGCGACATACTCCGCCGTCTTCCTTCTCTTAAGCTCGTTGTCACTGCTAGCACCGGCTTCAACCATATCGATCTCCCTGAGTGCCGTCGCCGAGGTATCGCCGTTGCTAATACTGCTGATGTCTTTTCTGAGGATACTGCTGATATCGGTGTAGGTTTGTTGATTGACGTACTTGGGAAAATTAGCTCCGGTGATCGGTTTGTTCGCACCGGAATTTGGCCTAAAAATATTTACTATCCTTTGGGTTCCAAG ttgggaGGTAAGCATGTGGGAATAGTTGATTTAGGCAACATTGGTCTAAAAGTTGCAACAAGGCTAGAGGCATTTGGCTGCAAAATTTCATACAACTCTAGGCAAAAGAAACCAGTTCCCTACAACTTCTACCCAAACGTTTGTGAACTTGCATTGACCTGTAACAACCTCGTCATATGCTGTACATTGACCGTCGAAACTCGTCACCTGATTGACAAGGATGTTCTAAAAGCATTGGGAAAGGATGGCATTCTCAACAACATTGCTCGTGGACCCATAGTTGATGAGAAAGAACTGGTGAAATTCTTGGTTGAAGGTGAGATCGCAGGTGCAGGTTTGGATGTGTTTGAGAATGAACCTAAGGTTCCTCAAGAGTTAATTGCATTGGATAATGTTGTTCTTCCACCACATAGAGCTGCTTTCACTGAAGAAGCTTTTCGCGATGCTTTCCAACTTGTTCTGGCTAACTTAGAAGCATTTTTCTCGAATATACCATTGATTTCTCCAGTAATAGATGAATGA
- the LOC107780945 gene encoding UTP:RNA uridylyltransferase 1 — translation MNGGGGDAASPPLSSQSAAANGGEFLLQLLQNRPHHHHPQHQPPPELQTLPHDPAVAAVGPSVPFPQLPYSHSPPLFVPHNFFIQGFLQNPNPSHNLNPNFSSPPAHPSGFGQIQHAGGPLGFGSVGENMGNLGIFGGNAMPYNSTHELDQNLTFGSLRRDIRGDLGILNNRLNGDLAGKVGNFAQKNQESRLGNVRMLNGVEDKLDNVIDSGRKQHESLGNLRGLEQQNSTSGGGGGESGGLGWGRQFQSGSVRGVVPPPGFSGKARSMGFEHNVDKEKSNFVESNHRVIGLNHENERESKYLPRNGKNYAIVSDGRGIFRQLDSPGPLAGSKLHSVLASDVEDSMLELQGEEAESGEETGSGMRDKLGRGSARGQSELDDLGEQLISSLGLEDESNERSDKKKHHGSRDKDYRSDKRGEFILCQRMRMLKRQIACRSDINRMNAALLAIYESLIPPEEEKAKQKQLLALLDKIVSKEWPGARLYVYGSCANSFGFSKSDIDICLAIEDANMDKSEVLLKLADMLQSDNLQDVQALTRARVPIVKLMDPETGISCDICVNNVLAVVNTKLLRDYAHIDVRLRQLAFIVKHWAKSRGVNVTYQGTLSSYAYVLMCIHFLQQRRPAILPCLQGMQPTYSVTVDNVECAYFDKVEKLCGFGSHNGESLARLVWAFFNYWAYCHDYANDVISVRTGSILSKRAKDWTRRIGNDRHLICIEDPFEVSHDLGRVVDKFSIRVLREEFERAAEIMQCDPNPCVKLFEPYIPS, via the exons ATGAACGGCGGAGGAGGCGACGCCGCATCGCCGCCGCTATCCTCACAGTCAGCGGCAGCGAACGGCGGCGAATTCCTTCTTCAGTTACTTCAGAATCGTCCACATCACCACCATCCTCAGCACCAACCGCCGCCGGAATTGCAGACTCTGCCACATGATCCGGCGGTTGCCGCAGTAGGTCCCAGTGTACCCTTCCCGCAGTTGCCCTATTCTCACTCTCCTCCTCTCTTTGTACCCCATAATTTCTTCATTCAGGGGTTTCTCCAAAACCCTAATCCTAGCCATAACCTTAACCCTAATTTCTCATCTCCTCCTGCCCACCCAAGTGGGTTTGGTCAAATTCAGCATGCTGGTGGCCCACTTGGATTTGGATCAGTAGGGGAAAACATGGGCAATTTGGGAATTTTCGGTGGTAATGCTATGCCCTATAATTCAACTCATGAGCTAGATCAAAATTTGACCTTTGGTTCGTTACGTAGAGATATTCGAGGCGATTTGGGTATACTAAATAATCGCCTCAATGGTGATTTAGCTGGTAAAGTTGGTAATTTTGCACAGAAAAACCAAGAATCAAGATTAGGGAATGTTAGGATGTTGAATGGTGTGGAGGATAAGCTTGACAATGTTATTGATTCGGGTCGAAAACAGCACGAGAGTTTGGGAAATTTGAGGGGTCTTGAGCAACAGAATAGTACtagtggtggaggtgggggtgagAGTGGGGGTTTGGGGTGGGGAAGACAGTTTCAGAGTGGGAGTGTAAGAGGGGTGGTGCCACCACCAGGTTTTTCGGGCAAAGCGAGGAGCATGGGCTTTGAGCATAATGTGGATAAGGAGAAGAGCAATTTCGTTGAGTCGAACCATAGGGTTATTGGCTTGAATCATGAGAATGAAAGGGAAAGTAAGTATCTTCCCAGGAATGGTAAGAATTATGCAATTGTTTCGGATGGTCGAGGGATTTTTCGTCAGCTGGACTCGCCTGGCCCACTGGCAGGAAGTAAACTTCATTCTGTTTTGGCTTCTGATGTTGAGGATTCTATGTTGGAATTACAAGGTGAGGAAGCTGAGAGTGGAGAAGAAACTGGCAGTGGGATGAGGGATAAGCTAGGTAGAGGTTCCGCTCGAGGTCAAAGTGAATTGGATGATTTGGGAGAACAGCTTATCAGTTCTCTTGGACTCGAGGATGAATCAAACGAGAGAAGTGATAAAAAGAAACATCATGGCTCTCGTGATAAG GACTACCGATCAGATAAGAGAGGAGAATTTATACTCTGTCAGAGGATGAGAATGTTGAAAAGACAGATTGCATGTCGGAGTGACATTAATAGGATGAATGCTGCTTTGCTAGCTATATatgagtccttaatacctccaGAAGAAGAAAAGGCAAAGCAGAAGCAGTTATTAGCACTTTTGGATAAAATTGTTAGCAAGGAATGGCCTGGTGCTCGGCTCTATGTTTATGGATCTTGTGCCAATTCTTTTGGTTTCTCGAAGAGCGATATTGATATTTGCCTTGCAATTGAGGATGCAAATATGGACAAATCAGAGGTATTGTTGAAGTTGGCTGACATGTTGCAGTCAGACAATCTCCAGGATGTGCAG GCGCTAACGCGTGCTAGGGTGCCTATAGTCAAGCTTATGGATCCAGAAACTGGGATATCATGTGATATATGTGTGAATAATGTTTTGGCTGTTGTTAACACAAAGCTGCTTCGAGATTATGCACACATAGATGTGCGATTAAGGCAGTTGGCATTTATCGTCAAACACTGGGCTAAGTCGAGAGGGGTAAATGTAACTTACCAGGGGACATTATCTAGCTATGC gTATGTGCTAATGTGCATTCACTTTCTACAGCAGCGAAGACCTGCCATCCTTCCATGCCTACAG GGAATGCAGCCAACCTACTCTGTTACCGTTGACAACGTTGAATGTGCTTACTTTGATAAAGTGGAAAAGCTTTGTGGTTTTGGATCCCACAATGGGGAAAGTCTTGCTCGGTTGGTGTGGGCATTCTTCAACTACTGGGCCTATTGTCATGATTATGCAAATGATGTTATTTCTGTTCGTACTGGAAGCATATTGAG CAAGCGAGCCAAAGACTGGACTAGGAGGATTGGGAACGACCGCCATCTGATATGCATTGAGGATCCTTTTGAGGTTTCTCATGATCTTGGTAGGGTGGTAGACAAGTTCAGCATAAGAGTACTGAGGGAAGAGTTCGAACGCGCTGCTGAAATAATGCAGTGTGACCCGAACCCCTGTGTCAAGCTCTTTGAGCCCTATATACCTAGCTGA
- the LOC107832401 gene encoding glyoxylate/hydroxypyruvate reductase HPR3 yields MAEPKKELPVVIVLGRPSVLNFYGDQFSSKFRLLKPWESSLPLDQFISTHAQSVQAMFCTGTTCVTPSLLRQLPSLRVIVTTSAGLNHMDLDECRRLGISVANAGTVFSEDVADFAVGLLIDVLRKVSAANRFVKNGLWPLHGDYPLASKVGGRKVGIVGLGSIGLEVAKRLEAFGCIISYQSRKKKPVVYPFYPDVHELATKCDVLVICCALTDQTHHLINKEVLLALGKEGIIINIARGAIINEMELVQCLVQGEIAGAGLDVFENEPNVPEELLSLDNVVLSQHVAFLTEDSFRDLYELMSGNLEAFFLKKPLLSPVFDD; encoded by the exons ATGGCAGAACCGAAGAAGGAGCTGCCGGTGGTGATAGTACTGGGCCGGCCATCGGTTCTTAATTTCTACGGCGACCAATTTTCCTCAAAATTCCGACTCCTAAAGCCATGGGAATCTTCACTTCCATTGGACCAATTCATTTCCACACACGCTCAATCCGTACAGGCTATGTTTTGCACTGGCACGACCTGCGTTACTCCATCGTTGCTCCGCCAACTTCCTTCTCTTCGGGTAATCGTTACCACCAGCGCCGGCCTTAACCATATGGATCTCGACGAGTGCCGCCGCCTCGGAATTTCCGTTGCTAACGCTGGTACCGTTTTCTCGGAGGATGTAGCTGATTTTGCTGTTGGATTGTTAATTGACGTTCTAAGAAAAGTATCTGCTGCTAATCGGTTTGTTAAGAATGGACTTTGGCCTCTTCATGGGGACTACCCACTTGCTTCCAAG GTGGGAGGCAGGAAAGTTGGAATTGTTGGGCTGGGAAGCATAGGCCTAGAAGTTGCAAAAAGGCTTGAAGCATTTGGCTGCATTATATCATACCAGTCGAGGAAGAAAAAGCCTGTTGTCTACCCTTTCTATCCCGACGTTCATGAACTAGCAACCAAATGTGATGTCCTTGTCATTTGTTGTGCATTGACAGACCAAACTCATCACCTGATCAATAAAGAGGTTCTACTGGCACTCGGTAAAGAAGGAATAATCATTAATATTGCTAGAGGAGCCATAATCAATGAGATGGAGTTGGTGCAGTGTTTGGTGCAGGGAGAGATTGCAGGTGCTGGCTTGGATGTTTTCGAGAATGAACCTAATGTTCCTGAAGAGCTCCTTTCTTTGGATAATGTTGTACTGTCTCAACATGTCGCTTTTTTGACCGAGGATTCTTTTCGAGATTTATATGAACTCATGTCAGGGAATTTGGAAGCTTTCTTCTTGAAAAAACCTTTGCTTTCTCCAGTTTTTGATGACTGA